Proteins from a genomic interval of Candidatus Woesearchaeota archaeon:
- a CDS encoding MFS transporter, which produces MHQMNHYLHRLFQKNITDLYIMHTVRNFAFSLVSIFIPIYFLQQGFSIFEVGWYIASFYLLLIPSSYIGMKLAAKTGIKKAFWVSLPISLLFIISLNYLLQIQIILGTLFTILIIATLQALNSSIYWMSYHIEFTKFSSKKKGAKQLGLTQVFSVMAGIAAPLIGAVTIAQFSYPLVFATVATLLIIAFIPMIFSKDDHEPFEFKIQKLTTKRLKDYVLPYFAEGLYNPATSFFWPIMLFFLFTSLPKMGGLYMASNFLHAAVMYFVSFHLTEKNRFKLLLFGTIMHGASLVARIFVKTIGAAFAIQSFGGFSGPFFVIPFHNLYYNKAKKEKKAEHIYFREVYLNLGRFSTAALLIIMLFLFEPIIALSIMLVFSAIALQGLNLIKK; this is translated from the coding sequence ATGCATCAAATGAACCATTATTTACATCGATTATTCCAGAAAAACATTACAGATCTATACATAATGCACACAGTACGTAATTTTGCATTTTCATTAGTGTCGATATTCATCCCAATATATTTTTTGCAACAAGGATTCTCAATATTTGAAGTAGGCTGGTATATAGCTAGTTTTTATCTCTTATTGATACCCTCTTCATACATAGGTATGAAACTAGCAGCAAAAACAGGCATAAAAAAAGCATTTTGGGTAAGTCTTCCAATATCGCTCTTATTTATCATATCCTTAAATTATCTTCTGCAAATTCAAATCATTTTAGGAACTCTATTCACAATACTCATAATAGCAACACTACAAGCCTTGAACAGTTCAATATATTGGATGTCATACCACATAGAATTCACAAAGTTCTCAAGCAAAAAGAAAGGTGCAAAGCAATTAGGACTTACACAAGTCTTCTCAGTTATGGCAGGAATAGCAGCGCCCTTAATAGGTGCAGTAACAATAGCTCAATTTTCATATCCCTTAGTATTTGCAACAGTAGCAACATTATTAATAATTGCATTCATTCCAATGATATTCTCAAAAGACGATCACGAACCATTCGAATTCAAAATTCAAAAACTCACAACAAAACGTCTAAAAGATTATGTTCTTCCTTACTTTGCAGAAGGGCTATATAATCCTGCAACATCATTCTTCTGGCCAATAATGCTTTTCTTCCTATTCACAAGTCTTCCCAAAATGGGCGGGCTATACATGGCATCAAACTTCTTGCACGCAGCAGTAATGTACTTTGTGAGTTTTCATCTTACTGAAAAGAACAGATTCAAATTGCTTCTTTTTGGAACAATAATGCACGGCGCATCATTAGTTGCAAGAATATTTGTAAAAACAATAGGTGCAGCATTCGCAATACAAAGCTTTGGAGGATTCTCAGGACCATTCTTTGTAATACCCTTTCATAATTTATATTACAATAAAGCAAAAAAAGAAAAAAAAGCAGAACACATATACTTCAGAGAAGTATACCTGAATTTAGGAAGATTCTCAACTGCAGCACTCCTGATAATAATGTTATTCCTCTTTGAACCGATAATAGCTTTAAGCATAATGTTGGTATTTTCAGCAATAGCACTTCAAGGACTAAACCTAATAAAAAAATAA